The Myxococcus virescens genomic sequence TCACGCGCGGACTGATGGAAGAAAATTTCCTTCGCTGCCATCGCAACCTCCTGAATTTACTGGGGGATTTTACTGGTACGACACGGGCCGTTAGCACTCGGCCATGGCGAGCGCCAACATAAGGGCCGCCTGAACGATGTCAACCAGGAAGGGTGGGCGTGTAGGCGAGCGGACGGCTCAAAGCACCCTGCCGGGAGGGGCGCCGTGGGCTATTGCGCGAAGCGGACCAGGGTGAGCAGTTGGCCCATGTCCAGGGGCTTGTGGAGCGTCAGGGCCACGCCCTTGCGCAGGCCGCGGTCCGTCACCGAGCCATCCTCGCTGCCCGTCATCAGCAGCACCGGGACGCTCTGGAAGCGGGGGTCCGCCTTGAGCATCTCCGTGAACTGGATGCCGTCCATATGGGGCATCACGTAGTCGGTGATGACCATGCTGACCTGGTTGCGCTCCAGCACGTCGAGCGCCTGGAGCGCGTCGGACGCCGAGTAGACCGTGAACCCATGCATCTCCAAGAAGCGAGAGAGCATCGTGCAGAGTTCGAGATCGTCGTCGACGACAAGGATGTTCACGGGACTGAGCGCCGCACCAGGACGGGCCACG encodes the following:
- a CDS encoding response regulator; this translates as MNILVVDDDLELCTMLSRFLEMHGFTVYSASDALQALDVLERNQVSMVITDYVMPHMDGIQFTEMLKADPRFQSVPVLLMTGSEDGSVTDRGLRKGVALTLHKPLDMGQLLTLVRFAQ